In Thalassococcus sp. S3, the sequence ATCCCGCCCTTATCCGGTCCCTGCCGGGCGCGTCGCCCGGCTGGCCCGGCTGGGCAGCATGGCCACGGGCGTGGCAGGCGCCATGCTGGCCGACGGGGCGATGCATCTGGGTCGCGGGCAACGCCCGGCTTTGCGGGATCTGCTGCTGACGCCGTCCAATGCGGCCCGGATCGCCGATCAACTGGCGCAGATGCGGGGCGCGGCGATGAAGGTCGGCCAATTGATGTCCCTGGATGCCGGAGACATGATGCCGCCGGAATTGTCGGACATTCTGGCCCGCCTGCGCGCGGATGCCAGACCGATGCCCGCACAACAGCTTAAGTCGGTTTTGACCCAAAACTGGGGCGCGGGCTGGCACACGAAATTTCGCCGCTTCGACACAAGGCCTCTGGCCGCAGCCTCAATCGGTCAGGTCCACCGGGCCGTCACACGGGACGGTCGCGATCTGGCGATCAAGGTGCAATATCCCGGCGTGGCGCGCAGCATCGACAGCGATGTCGACAATGTTGGTGCCCTCATCCGCTTGTCCGGCCTCGCCCCGCGCGGACTGGATCTGGGACCGTTTCTGCAGGCTGCAAAGGCACAGCTTCACGAGGAAACTGATTATCTGCGGGAGGGTCGGGAGCTTGCCACGTTCGGCAATCTTCTGTCGGGGGAAGATGGATTTGAGGTTCCCGAATTCTTCGAAGAT encodes:
- a CDS encoding AarF/ABC1/UbiB kinase family protein; translated protein: MTDRNDQSRPYPVPAGRVARLARLGSMATGVAGAMLADGAMHLGRGQRPALRDLLLTPSNAARIADQLAQMRGAAMKVGQLMSLDAGDMMPPELSDILARLRADARPMPAQQLKSVLTQNWGAGWHTKFRRFDTRPLAAASIGQVHRAVTRDGRDLAIKVQYPGVARSIDSDVDNVGALIRLSGLAPRGLDLGPFLQAAKAQLHEETDYLREGRELATFGNLLSGEDGFEVPEFFEDLSTGTLLAMRYVEGGAIEDLAGASQTLRNDVAARMIRLSARELFEFGRMQTDPNFANYQYNADLDRIVLLDFGATRSFGPEIVETYRALLRAGLEEDRDRLRKAALDLGAFDVATAPHHQNAIIDMIMMGFDAVGPDGVFNFANRELQEALQSAGMELAQDKSLTHVPPPETLFLQRKLGGMYLLCARLGASVNIRAILRPYL